The Anopheles merus strain MAF chromosome 2L, AmerM5.1, whole genome shotgun sequence genome has a segment encoding these proteins:
- the LOC121592764 gene encoding uncharacterized protein LOC121592764 isoform X3, giving the protein MLPADRFLSSPWLPGSTMKLTPGAGITLLIGIAGSIFLVAQSHRLLRSKLSQRRRSSRKPDAAECYMCNANIELETPDSFATCRGCEKLVCRGENCCQWVESIGIWECTGCQSNRVIQQKAGEWLLNQLTVRLKHPGPVELKDGNLLGLGLDTDDARSTTSSTTTTVSANQRVKVREFIEELLSAMLHGPLDDVSVGQLMKHESYLRLFRKFHTRLSRCLYNLERSIHHSLMSDLPLWEGQQQHHSPSDQHFELKRLIQRILEEIAKLPELLNHSGLPLRPEEHLPYFDPKKYEQLLATAVLNKVVDDYRNPKNFTDGGDVAGKGQTGAGATPYTGTTVDINHNQLSETGSSQSLLSKESLRQMSVTADDQAPQPHEGVSYSAIGTERRLSDTDESYLSDYIQRHKVPLPDLSDTTGSGSGAEDDDLQSLKSNATDGTWEENWLFRKRQLKTTESSIAMLVPSPTEEVKALIGDKNADEISDLSEAGSDCEGYESDGNVNGGTVPSVAPVVVASSSKDTTSEGISSSSKTQSLDEMLPPDSLVSINSLPVNEEALSEATNSQLLADQVAQNGASGRLQVDDLISIEPVADRVETTNPTLTNPFLDDVFEANNNVITDDVKMLQRTETGDNRSSATESNGYGDRKEIPIDRAHPSPSNPVAVDSVVVVAVPPLADSSTTNGNGSSVDSSVATDSSVDSSTVKTNKLEFLKQPEVLLDSRSPPDSPVQQVLSPHPIMMTITDVFDRLANSSPLTAISEEQPPAVLDEMVDSEPPTLEAITEECSGLVEEKHPVLSPSDSVQVEQDDSEYRTISEATNNSLLLADSFDGLESFDTYEPGNDEFCSLMEPNDSDRTPEPGPSPDRLQIWETPPAALYVCNQGQIEFAEQLQSLEEDTTKQQDPFERTPDDQPTRVTLQPDLVTFDNNAPSPESGPPGIVAVTEQMRAYCEELKAILNLPEDEEPSQELSVPLEPEPEQWEIVDTPEALEALEQFQNELLIAVSDPTQTEVRPCSNHAIREEPLLELEDRFPSPIEVAGLQMAQYSDSLKSLEYVEEGTVMDEETLPLPDAFIERGESPQALLVSSEDSSQPIVTVSHTPSTEPVPSITTVSQAGEEHPPTSTEETMLTSIESRDESKIEDTSMPAFSDTELPSLSSPFTSFSLTNSTINNNSNNNNNCMPTNISLTEQGPNHLVTNHTSNNTNPSIDVGESALEVDPEQPPVVESVADVCSLVPAQIATNGGDVPEVQGDSGEQDASLDAPDTLIPGSIAEREHLKWRNAKPIANNPYSPDVLQRRLSEKARPSSMIEIDRLVRKEAAPATGGAAGGVLIDDEEPPKEPTDSGTENDRSLQSVTGGVLTETKKIGREYYINDPERLRAGGAPLKSTLGPQTQTQQPAHSTDDEKSLLLGRAVDESEAAAPQKLTPEPVSSLYRSSSVGKQRDPRAEDIFAARPVQVTADDPILQQGTKVSYLSTAAREIYLVPVESEPNGGSLMSSSSELSSVHSPTNAHQRPELDSLTYSEDSDVTRIYDLTTGEAKVVRTYHSETEPPHDTILQILPQPSPTKQQPALMATAPSHEQSSSSSTVSALKSQLSTGERADVGSYLRRSPFPVKPLSPETIKFFAPKRKLSFTGSTNSLVGESGAKGAGSEQGTTHVLPSMHSSLHIDFPASRNATGSEFAIIEKDVIDVLPSVKELAKCYSGSTSDVSTLPPKPLYKPRDFIRQSSDVLNEEGMPNTKGQRQYSSTSSIAVRDEIREIRKLNLEAYRQSTYYPMAPGHSITARSLSKQIREHKSNVTDDHKVGHHQQEEQAAPAPLVPGGADGELNGTDADDEPGHASPERPASPVLLPGHLKSSIQFFESLKNKP; this is encoded by the exons TAAACTCAGCCAACGACGGCGCTCTTCCCGGAAGCCCGATGCGGCAGAGTGTTACATGTGTAACGCAAACATCGAGCTCGAAACTCCAGACAG CTTCGCAACATGCCGCGGTTGCGAAAAACTGGTCTGCCGGGGCGAAAACTGCTGCCAGTGGGTGGAATCGATCGGCATCTGGGAATGTACCGGCTGCCAGTCGAATCGCGTAATCCAGCAGAAGGCGGGCGAATGGCTGCTGAATCAGTTGACCGTCCGGCTGAAGCACCCGGGCCCGGTAGAGCTGAAGGACGGCAATCTGCTCGGTCTCGGTTTGG ACACGGACGATGCTCGCAGCACCACTTCCAGCACAACGACGACCGTTTCGGCCAACCAGCGTGTGAAGGTGCGAGAATTCATCGAGGAGCTGCTGTCCGCTATGCTGCACGGTCCGCTGGACGATGTATCCGTTGGGCAGCTAATGAAACATGAAAGCT ATTTAAGACTTTTTCGCAAGTTCCACACACGTTTGAGCAGGTGTCTGTACAATCTAGAACGCTCGATCCATCACTCACTAATGTCGG atcTACCACTATGGGAAGgtcaacagcagcatcacaGCCCGAGCGATCAGCACTTCGAGCTGAAGCGACTGATACAGAGGATACTGGAAGAGATCGCCAAGCTGCCGGAGCTGCTGAACCACAGTGGCCTGCCGCTACGGCCGGAAGAGCATCTGCCGTACTTCGATCCGAAGAAGTACGAGCAGCTGTTGGCCACTGCGGTGCTGAACAAG GTGGTGGACGACTATCGGAATCCGAAAAACTTCACCGACGGCGGTGACGTGGCAGGCAAGGGGCAGACCGGCGCTGGTGCCACCCCGTACACCGGTACCACGGTGGACATTAACCACAATCAGCTGTCCGAGACGG GTAGCAGCCAAAGTTTGCTGAGTAAAGAAAGCCTCAGACAGATGTCCGTAACG GCTGACGATCAAGCACCACAACCACACGAAGGCGTCAGCTACAGTGCGATCGGCACGGAAAGGCGGCTCTCCGACACGGACGAATCCTACCTGAGCGACTACATCCAGCGGCATAAAGTCCCGCTGCCCGATCTGTCCGACACGACCGGTTCCGGGTCCGGTGCCGAGGACGACGATCTGCAATCGCTCAAGTCGAACGCGACCGATGGTACGTGGGAGGAAAATTGGCTGTTCCGCAAGCGGCAACTGAAGACGACCGAATCCTCGATCGCCATGCTCGTACCGTCGCCCACGGAAGAGGTGAAGGCACTGATCGGGGACAAGAATGCGGACGAGATCAGTGATCTGTCCGAGGCTGGATCGGACTGTGAAGGGTACGAGTCGGATGGCAATGTGAACGGTGGCACTGTACCATCGGTAGCGCCTGTGGTTGTGGCATCAAGCAGCAAAGACACAACGAGTGAGGGAATTTCGTCCTCCTCCAAGACACAATCGCTGGACGAGATGCTGCCGCCCGACAGTCTCGTGTCGATCAACTCGTTGCCGGTCAATGAGGAGGCACTGTCGGAAGCTACCAACAGTCAGCTGCTGGCCGATCAGGTCGCACAGAACGGAGCCAGTGGACGTCTGCAGGTGGACGATCTGATCAGTATCGAACCGGTGGCGGACAGGGTGGAAACGACCAATCCGACCCTGACCAACCCGTTCCTGGACGATGTGTTTGAGGCAAACAACAATGTTATAACGGACGACGTGAAGATGCTGCAGCGTACCGAGACAGGGGACAATCG CAGTTCCGCCACCGAATCCAACGGTTACGGTGACCGAAAAGAAATCCCAATAGATCGAG CACACCCTTCTCCATCAAATCCCGTAGCAGTAGACAGTGTAGTAGTGGTAGCGGTACCGCCCCTAGCGGACAGTAGCACAACTAATGGTAATGGTAGTAGCGTGGATAGTAGTGTAGCAACAGATAGTAGCGTCGATAGTAGTACCGTGAAGACTAACAAACTGGAGTTCTTAAAACAACCGGAAGTGCTGCTCGATTCCCGTTCACCACCGGACTCGCCAGTGCAGCAGGTACTGTCACCGCATCCGATCATGATGACGATCACGGACGTGTTTGATCGGTTGGCGAACAGTTCCCCACTGACAGCCATTTCGGAGGAGCAACCACCGGCAGTGCTGGATGAAATGGTTGACAGCGAACCGCCAACGCTGGAAGCGATCACGGAGGAATGTTCCGGGCTGGTGGAAGAGAAACACCCCGTCCTATCCCCATCAGACAGCGTACAGGTCGAGCAGGATGATAGCGAGTATCGAACGATTTCCGAAGCGACTAACAACAGTCTCCTGCTGGCGGATTCGTTCGATGGGCTCGAATCGTTCGATACGTACGAGCCGGGGAACGATGAGTTTTGCTCGCTGATGGAACCGAATGACTCCGATCGTACGCCGGAACCCGGGCCATCGCCTGACCGGCTACAAATATGGGAAACACCACCAGCTGCACTGTATGTGTGCAATCAAGGCCAGATTGAGTTTGCAGAGCAATTGCAATCACTGGAAGAGGATACTACCAAGCAGCAAGACCCTTTCGAACGGACGCCAGACGATCAACCGACCCGGGTCACGCTTCAGCCCGATCTGGTAACGTTCGACAACAATGCACCGAGTCCGGAGTCGGGTCCACCAGGGATAGTGGCCGTCACGGAGCAGATGCGTGCGTACTGCGAAGAATTAAAAGCGATTCTAAATCTTCCTGAAGATGAAGAGCCCTCTCAGGAACTGTCCGTCCCCTTAGAGCCGGAACCGGAACAGTGGGAAATTGTGGACACACCGGAAGCTCTGGAAGCGCTAGAACAGttccaaaatgagctgctgaTTGCTGTCAGCGATCCAACGCAAACAGAGGTTCGACCGTGCAGCAATCATGCGATTCGGGAGGAACCACTGCTGGAGCTTGAGGATAGATTCCCCAGCCCAATAGAGGTGGCCGGGCTGCAGATGGCACAGTACAGTGACAGTTTGAAAAGCCTGGAGTACGTCGAGGAAGGAACTGTGATGGATGAGGAAACGTTACCCCTTCCAGACGCTTTCATCGAACGTGGCGAGTCACCGCAAGCGTTGCTTGTCTCTTCAGAAGATTCTTCACAGCCCATAGTAACGGTCAGCCACACACCTTCTACCGAACCGGTACCATCCATCACGACAGTGAGCCAGGCAGGGGAGGAACACCCACCCACCAGCACGGAGGAAACGATGCTCACGTCGATCGAGTCCCGGGACGAGTCGAAGATCGAGGACACGAGCATGCCCGCGTTCAGTGATACCGAGCTTCCTTCCCTCTCATCGCCATTCACTTCCTTCTCACTTACCAATTCTACCattaacaacaacagcaacaacaacaacaattgcaTGCCAACTAACATCAGCCTCACGGAACAGGGTCCTAACCATCTTGTCACTAACCACACCTCGAATAACACGAATCCAAGTATTGATGTAGGCGAGTCTGCGCTGGAAGTTGATCCAGAGCAACCGCCCGTAGTGGAATCGGTCGCTGACGTATGTTCGCTCGTTCCAGCACAAATAGCAACCAATGGAGGCGATGTACCGGAGGTACAGGGTGATTCTGGAGAGCAGGACGCGTCCTTGGATGCACCGGACACGCTCATACCAG GATCCATTGCCGAGCGGGAGCATCTGAAGTGGCGTAATGCCAAACCGATCGCCAACAACCCGTACTCGCCCGATGTGCTCCAGCGTCGGCTGTCGGAAAAGGCACGCCCGTCCAGCATGATCGAGATCGATCGGTTGGTGCGGAAGGAGGCGGCCCCAGCCACCGGAGGAGCTGCCGGCGGTGTGCTGATCGACGATGAGGAACCACCCAAAGAGCCGACGGACTCGGGGACGGAGAACGATCGCTCGTTACAGTCGGTGACGGGTGGCGTACTGACAGAAACGAAGAA GATCGGTCGCGAGTACTACATCAACGATCCAGAGCGTCTGCGTGCGGGCGGTGCCCCCTTAAAGTCCACCCTAGGACCACAGACCCAAACCCAGCAGCCAGCGCACAGTACCGACGACGAGAAA TCCCTTCTGCTTGGCCGTGCTGTGGATGAGAGTGAAGCTGCAGCCCCACAAAAACTCACCCCCGAACCGGTCAGCTCGCTGTACCGCTCGAGCAGCGTCGGTAAGCAGCGAGATCCCAGGGCGGAAGACATCTTCGCTGCCCGCCCGGTACAGGTGACGGCCGACGATCCGATCCTGCAGCAGGGCACGAAGGTGAGCTACCTCAGTACGGCGGCCCGCGAGATCTATCTCGTACCCGTGGAGTCCGAACCGAACGGAGGCTCACTGATGAGCTCTTCCTCTGAGCTGAGCTCCGTTCACTCACCGACGAACGCTCATCAGCGCCCGGAGCTGGATAGCCTCACGTACAGCGAAGACTCGGATGTGACGCGTATCTACGACCTAACGACCGGGGAGGCGAAGGTCGTACGTACGTACCACTCGGAAACGGAGCCACCGCACGATACGATCCTGCAAATACTACCTCAACCCTCACCGACCAAACAGCAGCCAGCGCTGATGGCGACTGCCCCTAGTCATGaacagtcgtcgtcgtcgtccaccGTATCGGCCCTTAAAAGTCAACTTTCCACCGGCGAACGGGCGGATGTTGGCAGCTATCTTCGCCGTTCGCCATTTCCCGTGAAACCACTCTCGCCCGAAACGATCAAATTCTTTGCGCCGAAGCGAAAGCTTAGCTTTACCGGCAGCACGAACAGTTTGGTGGGGGAGTCGGGGGCCAAGGGAGCTGGTAGTGAGCAGGGTACTACACACGTGCTGCCCTCGATGCACTCGTCGCTGCACATTGACTTCCCCGCGAGCCGGAACGCGACGGGCAGCGAGTTTGCGATCATCGAGAAGGATGTGATCGATGTGCTGCCGTCGGTGAAGGAGCTGGCCAAGTGTTACAGTGGTAGCACGAGCGATGTGTCCACGTTGCCACCGAAACCACTGTACAAACCGAGG GACTTTATCCGCCAGTCGTCCGATGTGCTGAATGAGGAAGGCATGCCCAACACGAAGGGCCAGCGGCAGTACAGCAGCACGAGCAGCATAGCGGTGCGGGACGAGATACGGGAGATCCGGAAGCTCAACCTGGAAGCGTACCGACAGTCGACGTACTACCCGATGGCTCCCGGGCACAGCATAACGGCGCGCAGCCTGTCGAAGCAAATTCGTGAGCATAA GAGCAACGTTACAGACGACCATAAGGTGGGCCACCACCAGCAGGAGGAGCAAGCGGCACCAGCACCGCTGGTGCCGGGTGGTGCCGATGGTGAGCTCAACGGAACCGatgcagacgacgaacccggcCATGCATCTCCGGAGCGTCCCGCCAGCCCCGTACTACTGCCCGGCCATCTGAAGAGTAGCATACAGTTTTTCGAAAGCCTCAAGAACAAACCGTAA
- the LOC121592764 gene encoding uncharacterized protein LOC121592764 isoform X4 encodes MLIELSNFSDKLRQYRLILEKLTANQPDYERRREKLSKLSQRRRSSRKPDAAECYMCNANIELETPDSFATCRGCEKLVCRGENCCQWVESIGIWECTGCQSNRVIQQKAGEWLLNQLTVRLKHPGPVELKDGNLLGLGLDTDDARSTTSSTTTTVSANQRVKVREFIEELLSAMLHGPLDDVSVGQLMKHESYLRLFRKFHTRLSRCLYNLERSIHHSLMSDLPLWEGQQQHHSPSDQHFELKRLIQRILEEIAKLPELLNHSGLPLRPEEHLPYFDPKKYEQLLATAVLNKVVDDYRNPKNFTDGGDVAGKGQTGAGATPYTGTTVDINHNQLSETGSSQSLLSKESLRQMSVTADDQAPQPHEGVSYSAIGTERRLSDTDESYLSDYIQRHKVPLPDLSDTTGSGSGAEDDDLQSLKSNATDGTWEENWLFRKRQLKTTESSIAMLVPSPTEEVKALIGDKNADEISDLSEAGSDCEGYESDGNVNGGTVPSVAPVVVASSSKDTTSEGISSSSKTQSLDEMLPPDSLVSINSLPVNEEALSEATNSQLLADQVAQNGASGRLQVDDLISIEPVADRVETTNPTLTNPFLDDVFEANNNVITDDVKMLQRTETGDNRSSATESNGYGDRKEIPIDRAHPSPSNPVAVDSVVVVAVPPLADSSTTNGNGSSVDSSVATDSSVDSSTVKTNKLEFLKQPEVLLDSRSPPDSPVQQVLSPHPIMMTITDVFDRLANSSPLTAISEEQPPAVLDEMVDSEPPTLEAITEECSGLVEEKHPVLSPSDSVQVEQDDSEYRTISEATNNSLLLADSFDGLESFDTYEPGNDEFCSLMEPNDSDRTPEPGPSPDRLQIWETPPAALYVCNQGQIEFAEQLQSLEEDTTKQQDPFERTPDDQPTRVTLQPDLVTFDNNAPSPESGPPGIVAVTEQMRAYCEELKAILNLPEDEEPSQELSVPLEPEPEQWEIVDTPEALEALEQFQNELLIAVSDPTQTEVRPCSNHAIREEPLLELEDRFPSPIEVAGLQMAQYSDSLKSLEYVEEGTVMDEETLPLPDAFIERGESPQALLVSSEDSSQPIVTVSHTPSTEPVPSITTVSQAGEEHPPTSTEETMLTSIESRDESKIEDTSMPAFSDTELPSLSSPFTSFSLTNSTINNNSNNNNNCMPTNISLTEQGPNHLVTNHTSNNTNPSIDVGESALEVDPEQPPVVESVADVCSLVPAQIATNGGDVPEVQGDSGEQDASLDAPDTLIPGSIAEREHLKWRNAKPIANNPYSPDVLQRRLSEKARPSSMIEIDRLVRKEAAPATGGAAGGVLIDDEEPPKEPTDSGTENDRSLQSVTGGVLTETKKIGREYYINDPERLRAGGAPLKSTLGPQTQTQQPAHSTDDEKSLLLGRAVDESEAAAPQKLTPEPVSSLYRSSSVGKQRDPRAEDIFAARPVQVTADDPILQQGTKVSYLSTAAREIYLVPVESEPNGGSLMSSSSELSSVHSPTNAHQRPELDSLTYSEDSDVTRIYDLTTGEAKVVRTYHSETEPPHDTILQILPQPSPTKQQPALMATAPSHEQSSSSSTVSALKSQLSTGERADVGSYLRRSPFPVKPLSPETIKFFAPKRKLSFTGSTNSLVGESGAKGAGSEQGTTHVLPSMHSSLHIDFPASRNATGSEFAIIEKDVIDVLPSVKELAKCYSGSTSDVSTLPPKPLYKPRVKLRKDFIRQSSDVLNEEGMPNTKGQRQYSSTSSIAVRDEIREIRKLNLEAYRQSTYYPMAPGHSITARSLSKQIREHKSNVTDDHKVGHHQQEEQAAPAPLVPGGADGELNGTDADDEPGHASPERPASPVLLPGHLKSSIQFFESLKNKP; translated from the exons TAAACTCAGCCAACGACGGCGCTCTTCCCGGAAGCCCGATGCGGCAGAGTGTTACATGTGTAACGCAAACATCGAGCTCGAAACTCCAGACAG CTTCGCAACATGCCGCGGTTGCGAAAAACTGGTCTGCCGGGGCGAAAACTGCTGCCAGTGGGTGGAATCGATCGGCATCTGGGAATGTACCGGCTGCCAGTCGAATCGCGTAATCCAGCAGAAGGCGGGCGAATGGCTGCTGAATCAGTTGACCGTCCGGCTGAAGCACCCGGGCCCGGTAGAGCTGAAGGACGGCAATCTGCTCGGTCTCGGTTTGG ACACGGACGATGCTCGCAGCACCACTTCCAGCACAACGACGACCGTTTCGGCCAACCAGCGTGTGAAGGTGCGAGAATTCATCGAGGAGCTGCTGTCCGCTATGCTGCACGGTCCGCTGGACGATGTATCCGTTGGGCAGCTAATGAAACATGAAAGCT ATTTAAGACTTTTTCGCAAGTTCCACACACGTTTGAGCAGGTGTCTGTACAATCTAGAACGCTCGATCCATCACTCACTAATGTCGG atcTACCACTATGGGAAGgtcaacagcagcatcacaGCCCGAGCGATCAGCACTTCGAGCTGAAGCGACTGATACAGAGGATACTGGAAGAGATCGCCAAGCTGCCGGAGCTGCTGAACCACAGTGGCCTGCCGCTACGGCCGGAAGAGCATCTGCCGTACTTCGATCCGAAGAAGTACGAGCAGCTGTTGGCCACTGCGGTGCTGAACAAG GTGGTGGACGACTATCGGAATCCGAAAAACTTCACCGACGGCGGTGACGTGGCAGGCAAGGGGCAGACCGGCGCTGGTGCCACCCCGTACACCGGTACCACGGTGGACATTAACCACAATCAGCTGTCCGAGACGG GTAGCAGCCAAAGTTTGCTGAGTAAAGAAAGCCTCAGACAGATGTCCGTAACG GCTGACGATCAAGCACCACAACCACACGAAGGCGTCAGCTACAGTGCGATCGGCACGGAAAGGCGGCTCTCCGACACGGACGAATCCTACCTGAGCGACTACATCCAGCGGCATAAAGTCCCGCTGCCCGATCTGTCCGACACGACCGGTTCCGGGTCCGGTGCCGAGGACGACGATCTGCAATCGCTCAAGTCGAACGCGACCGATGGTACGTGGGAGGAAAATTGGCTGTTCCGCAAGCGGCAACTGAAGACGACCGAATCCTCGATCGCCATGCTCGTACCGTCGCCCACGGAAGAGGTGAAGGCACTGATCGGGGACAAGAATGCGGACGAGATCAGTGATCTGTCCGAGGCTGGATCGGACTGTGAAGGGTACGAGTCGGATGGCAATGTGAACGGTGGCACTGTACCATCGGTAGCGCCTGTGGTTGTGGCATCAAGCAGCAAAGACACAACGAGTGAGGGAATTTCGTCCTCCTCCAAGACACAATCGCTGGACGAGATGCTGCCGCCCGACAGTCTCGTGTCGATCAACTCGTTGCCGGTCAATGAGGAGGCACTGTCGGAAGCTACCAACAGTCAGCTGCTGGCCGATCAGGTCGCACAGAACGGAGCCAGTGGACGTCTGCAGGTGGACGATCTGATCAGTATCGAACCGGTGGCGGACAGGGTGGAAACGACCAATCCGACCCTGACCAACCCGTTCCTGGACGATGTGTTTGAGGCAAACAACAATGTTATAACGGACGACGTGAAGATGCTGCAGCGTACCGAGACAGGGGACAATCG CAGTTCCGCCACCGAATCCAACGGTTACGGTGACCGAAAAGAAATCCCAATAGATCGAG CACACCCTTCTCCATCAAATCCCGTAGCAGTAGACAGTGTAGTAGTGGTAGCGGTACCGCCCCTAGCGGACAGTAGCACAACTAATGGTAATGGTAGTAGCGTGGATAGTAGTGTAGCAACAGATAGTAGCGTCGATAGTAGTACCGTGAAGACTAACAAACTGGAGTTCTTAAAACAACCGGAAGTGCTGCTCGATTCCCGTTCACCACCGGACTCGCCAGTGCAGCAGGTACTGTCACCGCATCCGATCATGATGACGATCACGGACGTGTTTGATCGGTTGGCGAACAGTTCCCCACTGACAGCCATTTCGGAGGAGCAACCACCGGCAGTGCTGGATGAAATGGTTGACAGCGAACCGCCAACGCTGGAAGCGATCACGGAGGAATGTTCCGGGCTGGTGGAAGAGAAACACCCCGTCCTATCCCCATCAGACAGCGTACAGGTCGAGCAGGATGATAGCGAGTATCGAACGATTTCCGAAGCGACTAACAACAGTCTCCTGCTGGCGGATTCGTTCGATGGGCTCGAATCGTTCGATACGTACGAGCCGGGGAACGATGAGTTTTGCTCGCTGATGGAACCGAATGACTCCGATCGTACGCCGGAACCCGGGCCATCGCCTGACCGGCTACAAATATGGGAAACACCACCAGCTGCACTGTATGTGTGCAATCAAGGCCAGATTGAGTTTGCAGAGCAATTGCAATCACTGGAAGAGGATACTACCAAGCAGCAAGACCCTTTCGAACGGACGCCAGACGATCAACCGACCCGGGTCACGCTTCAGCCCGATCTGGTAACGTTCGACAACAATGCACCGAGTCCGGAGTCGGGTCCACCAGGGATAGTGGCCGTCACGGAGCAGATGCGTGCGTACTGCGAAGAATTAAAAGCGATTCTAAATCTTCCTGAAGATGAAGAGCCCTCTCAGGAACTGTCCGTCCCCTTAGAGCCGGAACCGGAACAGTGGGAAATTGTGGACACACCGGAAGCTCTGGAAGCGCTAGAACAGttccaaaatgagctgctgaTTGCTGTCAGCGATCCAACGCAAACAGAGGTTCGACCGTGCAGCAATCATGCGATTCGGGAGGAACCACTGCTGGAGCTTGAGGATAGATTCCCCAGCCCAATAGAGGTGGCCGGGCTGCAGATGGCACAGTACAGTGACAGTTTGAAAAGCCTGGAGTACGTCGAGGAAGGAACTGTGATGGATGAGGAAACGTTACCCCTTCCAGACGCTTTCATCGAACGTGGCGAGTCACCGCAAGCGTTGCTTGTCTCTTCAGAAGATTCTTCACAGCCCATAGTAACGGTCAGCCACACACCTTCTACCGAACCGGTACCATCCATCACGACAGTGAGCCAGGCAGGGGAGGAACACCCACCCACCAGCACGGAGGAAACGATGCTCACGTCGATCGAGTCCCGGGACGAGTCGAAGATCGAGGACACGAGCATGCCCGCGTTCAGTGATACCGAGCTTCCTTCCCTCTCATCGCCATTCACTTCCTTCTCACTTACCAATTCTACCattaacaacaacagcaacaacaacaacaattgcaTGCCAACTAACATCAGCCTCACGGAACAGGGTCCTAACCATCTTGTCACTAACCACACCTCGAATAACACGAATCCAAGTATTGATGTAGGCGAGTCTGCGCTGGAAGTTGATCCAGAGCAACCGCCCGTAGTGGAATCGGTCGCTGACGTATGTTCGCTCGTTCCAGCACAAATAGCAACCAATGGAGGCGATGTACCGGAGGTACAGGGTGATTCTGGAGAGCAGGACGCGTCCTTGGATGCACCGGACACGCTCATACCAG GATCCATTGCCGAGCGGGAGCATCTGAAGTGGCGTAATGCCAAACCGATCGCCAACAACCCGTACTCGCCCGATGTGCTCCAGCGTCGGCTGTCGGAAAAGGCACGCCCGTCCAGCATGATCGAGATCGATCGGTTGGTGCGGAAGGAGGCGGCCCCAGCCACCGGAGGAGCTGCCGGCGGTGTGCTGATCGACGATGAGGAACCACCCAAAGAGCCGACGGACTCGGGGACGGAGAACGATCGCTCGTTACAGTCGGTGACGGGTGGCGTACTGACAGAAACGAAGAA GATCGGTCGCGAGTACTACATCAACGATCCAGAGCGTCTGCGTGCGGGCGGTGCCCCCTTAAAGTCCACCCTAGGACCACAGACCCAAACCCAGCAGCCAGCGCACAGTACCGACGACGAGAAA TCCCTTCTGCTTGGCCGTGCTGTGGATGAGAGTGAAGCTGCAGCCCCACAAAAACTCACCCCCGAACCGGTCAGCTCGCTGTACCGCTCGAGCAGCGTCGGTAAGCAGCGAGATCCCAGGGCGGAAGACATCTTCGCTGCCCGCCCGGTACAGGTGACGGCCGACGATCCGATCCTGCAGCAGGGCACGAAGGTGAGCTACCTCAGTACGGCGGCCCGCGAGATCTATCTCGTACCCGTGGAGTCCGAACCGAACGGAGGCTCACTGATGAGCTCTTCCTCTGAGCTGAGCTCCGTTCACTCACCGACGAACGCTCATCAGCGCCCGGAGCTGGATAGCCTCACGTACAGCGAAGACTCGGATGTGACGCGTATCTACGACCTAACGACCGGGGAGGCGAAGGTCGTACGTACGTACCACTCGGAAACGGAGCCACCGCACGATACGATCCTGCAAATACTACCTCAACCCTCACCGACCAAACAGCAGCCAGCGCTGATGGCGACTGCCCCTAGTCATGaacagtcgtcgtcgtcgtccaccGTATCGGCCCTTAAAAGTCAACTTTCCACCGGCGAACGGGCGGATGTTGGCAGCTATCTTCGCCGTTCGCCATTTCCCGTGAAACCACTCTCGCCCGAAACGATCAAATTCTTTGCGCCGAAGCGAAAGCTTAGCTTTACCGGCAGCACGAACAGTTTGGTGGGGGAGTCGGGGGCCAAGGGAGCTGGTAGTGAGCAGGGTACTACACACGTGCTGCCCTCGATGCACTCGTCGCTGCACATTGACTTCCCCGCGAGCCGGAACGCGACGGGCAGCGAGTTTGCGATCATCGAGAAGGATGTGATCGATGTGCTGCCGTCGGTGAAGGAGCTGGCCAAGTGTTACAGTGGTAGCACGAGCGATGTGTCCACGTTGCCACCGAAACCACTGTACAAACCGAGG GTCAAGCTTAGAAAG GACTTTATCCGCCAGTCGTCCGATGTGCTGAATGAGGAAGGCATGCCCAACACGAAGGGCCAGCGGCAGTACAGCAGCACGAGCAGCATAGCGGTGCGGGACGAGATACGGGAGATCCGGAAGCTCAACCTGGAAGCGTACCGACAGTCGACGTACTACCCGATGGCTCCCGGGCACAGCATAACGGCGCGCAGCCTGTCGAAGCAAATTCGTGAGCATAA GAGCAACGTTACAGACGACCATAAGGTGGGCCACCACCAGCAGGAGGAGCAAGCGGCACCAGCACCGCTGGTGCCGGGTGGTGCCGATGGTGAGCTCAACGGAACCGatgcagacgacgaacccggcCATGCATCTCCGGAGCGTCCCGCCAGCCCCGTACTACTGCCCGGCCATCTGAAGAGTAGCATACAGTTTTTCGAAAGCCTCAAGAACAAACCGTAA